ATCCGCTTTCATCGGAAGAACTGAATCCGATGGCGAAGGTTTTACGTGAGAAACTGGGATATACGAGTCCCATCGTACCTTCTGAACCTGAAGCCGACACGGACGAAGATTCTGGCTCCACCTTTGATGATTTTGATAACGAAGGGGCCGGCGATTCCGAAGCAGGGGATCCTTTCTCCGGTCTCGACGATGAGGACGATGATTTTGGTCCTCCCAAACTTCCCAACCGAGAAGCAGAAGAAGACGATGGAATTGATTTAGATGAACTTCTCGGTGAAGACTCACCAAAACCCAGCCCCACACCTGCTGCTACTGACGATTTTGATTTTGATGCCCCTTCTTCTGACACAGAAGAATCCGATCCCTTTGCTTCCGATTCAGGAACCACAGACGAACCAGACCCGTTCGCAAGTATGGGCACTCCAGGAGAAACTTCTGGGGAAGATGATCCTTTTGCTAATTTAGATGCCGTCGATGAAGCTCCTTTAGAAGACAAACCAGCTCCTGTCATTGGCGATGATCCTTTTGCCAATTTAGGTGGTGAGGAAGATACTCCTCCTACTACCGACGAAGATCTGTTTGCTGGTTTTGATTCCGGCGAAGAAACACCAACCCCTGCCGGTGATGATTTTGATTTTGGAGGTGGTGGGGACACAACTCCGGCCGGCGACGATCCTTTTGCGGATATGGGTGCCACACCAACATCGACAGAAAGTTTCGGCGATGACCCATTTGGCGGACTTGATACACCTACCTCCGATACAGGGGGCGCCGATGATCCGTTTGGTGATCTTTCTACTCCTGCTTCTGGGGGAGAACCTTCTTTTGGCGATGATCCCTTTGCGGATATGGGATCGACCCCAACCCCAGCAGAATCCAATTTTGGTGATGATCCTTTCGGAAATATGGACAGTCCGTCCGCTTCGTCTCGTGATAATGAACCTGCCGATGTAGGTGGTGGATTTGATGATCCTTTTGGTGACTTGGGTGTGGGAATGGAACCACCGAGTCTCGATGACGATCTCGGAGCTCCGTCTTTTGATGATTTAGCACCATCCATTGATGATATGCCTGTCTCTACAATGGATGACTTTGGTTCAGAGGGCCCTGGGGGATTTGAAGAAGACCTCATGTCTCTTGGCAAAGAAGACGAACCAGAAGAGTCTTTAGAAGCCAACCTAACAGATGAAGAGTTGGCGGTCATCCAATCCGAGTTACTTCGTTATCCGCCAAAACTTCGTCGTACAATCATTGATACGATTGTGAACCAAAGGATTCCGGTTCGTAATCAGAAAGAAATCATTGAGCTCATCAAGGCACAACAAAAACCAGAAGACATCGCCAGTTACTTAAGTGGTCTTCTGGGAGAACGAGTCGAACTCAGCGATTCTACAGGAAAATTTTCTGCCGATGGCGTTCCCATCATTGCGAGCCGAGATGCCTATACAAAAGAAGGAGCTGCACGCAAACGAGAGTTAGTTCGTAGAACTATTCTTTCATCAGCAGCAGCGGTATTTCTTGTTTTTGGGATCGTGACTCTTTGGAAATATGTCATTGTTCCGTATCGTGCTAAAGCTCAGTATGCACTCGGACTCGAAAAAATCGAAGAGTATAGTTATGAAACAGATGCTCTTGAGAAGAAAAAACTCCTGGCCGATGCAGAAAATTATTTTATCAAAGGGGAAGAGATTTTCCCACATAACTTAGAGTTTTTGAATAAATATTGTACTGCGTATACCAAAGCAGGGCTATATGAAAGAGCCTTTGAAAAATGTTTTGGAAAAGTGGAACCTGATTTTGGTTACGAGCCAGAAGACAAAGAACACAAACGTGCTTGGGAAAATAGAAAAGAAGTACCAAACATCAGTTTTGCGAAAAAAACAGAATGGAATGATGCAGGAGTTGAAACGGCTGGCCGACGACCACTTTCAGAACTCGCATTTTATCTTACGTCTCAAGACAAGGTTCCAAGAAGGGTTTTGAAGGCTGGGGCTTACATTGCCTCAAGGCTTAAATACAATATCCATGATATTGATACCTACATTGCCCTGGGAACCTTCCACTCCTTTCACAGAAAGGACTTTATCGAAGTTCCTCCTGGTAGTAATCGCAAAAAATACAAAAATGATCATCTTGCCATTGAATACTTCAAACGAGTGTTTACCGATGGTGGCGATCCAGATAATGTCGATGCGATCGCAGGAATTGCCAAGATTTTTTACAACAAACAAGAGTTTGGAACGGCTGTTAAATACTATAACGATATCATTGAGAAGTATCCCAAAAATGCCATTGGACATGGTGGGATTTTATCAACATACATCGAAATGTGGAA
Above is a window of Leptospira wolbachii serovar Codice str. CDC DNA encoding:
- a CDS encoding tetratricopeptide repeat protein — protein: MAEPIDKLSPEEITQIETMFSALNKNPLSSEELNPMAKVLREKLGYTSPIVPSEPEADTDEDSGSTFDDFDNEGAGDSEAGDPFSGLDDEDDDFGPPKLPNREAEEDDGIDLDELLGEDSPKPSPTPAATDDFDFDAPSSDTEESDPFASDSGTTDEPDPFASMGTPGETSGEDDPFANLDAVDEAPLEDKPAPVIGDDPFANLGGEEDTPPTTDEDLFAGFDSGEETPTPAGDDFDFGGGGDTTPAGDDPFADMGATPTSTESFGDDPFGGLDTPTSDTGGADDPFGDLSTPASGGEPSFGDDPFADMGSTPTPAESNFGDDPFGNMDSPSASSRDNEPADVGGGFDDPFGDLGVGMEPPSLDDDLGAPSFDDLAPSIDDMPVSTMDDFGSEGPGGFEEDLMSLGKEDEPEESLEANLTDEELAVIQSELLRYPPKLRRTIIDTIVNQRIPVRNQKEIIELIKAQQKPEDIASYLSGLLGERVELSDSTGKFSADGVPIIASRDAYTKEGAARKRELVRRTILSSAAAVFLVFGIVTLWKYVIVPYRAKAQYALGLEKIEEYSYETDALEKKKLLADAENYFIKGEEIFPHNLEFLNKYCTAYTKAGLYERAFEKCFGKVEPDFGYEPEDKEHKRAWENRKEVPNISFAKKTEWNDAGVETAGRRPLSELAFYLTSQDKVPRRVLKAGAYIASRLKYNIHDIDTYIALGTFHSFHRKDFIEVPPGSNRKKYKNDHLAIEYFKRVFTDGGDPDNVDAIAGIAKIFYNKQEFGTAVKYYNDIIEKYPKNAIGHGGILSTYIEMWKRDNNPQYVLNHHRQVRNALNIEDELSLFVLAKLASFYIDLDSEEVRIKYNINPEDQVTGMEIDDNVEYLLNIAYGKEGGSKFAEGYYQRARFYFKKEEAARALKQLELASTYDIRHYLAVLLMAEYYIQTENYDEAVKLLREADDRYQNYRERLGERDEDETLLEGSPGRISFNLGKIQFLEAAGINVTDNIREFPGKKIYPERSIGTLSYEEKERRNGLFMARESFLAALDRDISKDPKIVRECYYYLGWIDYNHGDFAQTLDFWAELPEEDIYNNATLLFGKGNAFYYTRQYNAALGNYLKLKDDFELKEQSLGRIDTENSDHREVYETLTALYNNIGAVYEKKQDTINALKYYWKAMETARKIGSVSEIANSNKDLVFVRAKLDREPLLEDWLAPTLDRLTEIKK